DNA from Mugil cephalus isolate CIBA_MC_2020 chromosome 5, CIBA_Mcephalus_1.1, whole genome shotgun sequence:
cccgaggCTGGGTCTCCCGTCATAAAAACCCAGCTTGCACTGATTTTTTGTGTTGGATAAAAAGGCCCTAAACCCCACTCAAAACCCAGTCTTCCTAAAGGACGtttaaaaaggcttttatttaaattctaaaATTTATCATTAATGTCAAGAGTGTTTGTAAAGGCTTCAGCTCAAATTTTGGACCAATAAAAATTGCCcaatgttttttctgtttcagatccCCCCCTTTGcccaaaagaggaagaaggattTCCGAGTGTCAGCCCCCAACTCCGAGGTGAAGTTTCCGCTGTTGGAGCCTTTTTCCCGTGGTCGAGCCCCATCTTTTGACACCCATCACCCAAGAAGGTAAGaccaagacaaaaacaatgaaaacccttaaactttttctttcttcatccttTTTGGCCCAAACACCCCAGTCCTGACGGGgaaatttgaacaaaaaaacccaatgaaacaaaaaacccgggggtaaaaaaaacatctggacgAGGACGAGCGAGTTTCGTCTGAATGAAGCGTTCAATCCGATGACGATAGAAAGCATGGAAGCAGATGTAGCTATGTGCTAGCTAGCAGGCTGATGGCATTTAGAAATGAGTGAACATTAATACGAAGcataaatgtcatttaaatggtGACACaacaaataatacaaagaaatcagcatttaaattaaatttcagtttGAAAGGACAATGCTCCTGGAAAAGGTTTCACACAACTATATAATTTACTGGAGCTCCAGACGTTTattaatctttaatttaattaataatgaacccggcttttaaaaactttcacctgtttttttttaaatagtgttCCTTCTTTCAATGACCtcttacagataaaaaaaacgtttcttCCTTTTCAGGGGGCCCAAAGGAAAAGTTTAAACTGTGATCATCGGGCGACGTTGCTGGAATCAAAGATCATTTTGAAACTTTTGTTGAAAATCCGAAAGAAACACTAActctttgttttctgatttctgaAACTTAATAAAGTTCTAATTTGGGGCTATGGGTCTAAATCTGTCCTTCAACAGTTGAATTTTAAAGCATcaacttttatattttcattatgaTTTTCTTTCCCTCGTTTATTTTCTTTGACTCGTAGagaaattgataaaaaaaaatgacttcacaTTTGAAAAGAGGCAGGTTACCATAGCAACATCTCTACCCCATAGTAACatggctgggggggggggggggggggaaggggggggttttcctttttttcccatttttaaggtttttttttgaaGGCCCCTTTTTTTTGGAAccccataaaaaaataaaatgtttttatttccttttttattcaAGTAAAATCGggatttttgaaaatgttttttccggttttaaaaaaaacccaaacatgTGACTAAAttttgaatattaaatattaacccCCAGTAAAAAAGGGTTTTCCTTACATTTCtctgcattaaataaaaagtgtaatcaaagtCAACACTGGTCAAAGTTATTTCTATCAAactgatttcaccaaatgtcTCAACATAAACTGAGAGAATCAGAAATGACTCAGGATCTgaagaaaaattatttatttgacttgtacaaagaaaaaaatgagacgACTTCAAACTAAAAACGTTTAACTAAACTTCTACgtcacttcctgctgctgatgtCACGTCACATCTGATTGGCCAACCCGCCTATGACGTCATCATACGAGGAGCGATGCTCATCGACATCAGCTCCTGGAAAAGAAGTTTACAGGCGTACGGCATCCGGACCAGAGAGATctgagagagacaggaagacgATCAGCATCAGAGGAGACTTTAGCAGAGAAAGGACATTCCAGATTCCAGTCTGTCTGATAGCGGTGGATAGTGGTGGATAGTGGTGTGTACCGGTGGGTGGCGGTGGATAGTGGTGGGTAGTGGTGGGTAGCGGTGGGTAGCGGTGGATAGCGGTGGGTAGGGGGTGGGTAGGGGTTGGGTGGGGGAGGGGATGGGCGGTGGGTCCTTTTGGGTGGCGGTGGTTAGGGGTTGTGTCccgggggtggggggtggataGTGGTGGGTAGGGGTGGGGTAGCGGGGGTACGGGGGAAATAGGGGTGGTAGGGGTGGAAAAAGCGGGGGGGTAGGGGTGGATAGGGGGGTTTTACCGGTGGGTGGCGGGGGAAATAGGGGTGGGGTACCGTGGGTGGCGGTGGATAGTGGGGGTTAGCGGGGGGGTAGGGGTGGATACGGGGGGTAGCGGGGGGATAGCGGGGGTTTGCGGGGGGAAGGGGTTGGGTAGCGGGGGGTAGCGGTGGGAAACGGTGGATAGGGGTGGACAGCGGTGGCCCGCGGGGGTTTAGGGGTTTGGATAGCGGGGGGTTTGCGGTGGGTAGCGGGGATAGGGTGGGTTCGGGGGGTTTAGGGGTGGATAGCGGTGGGTAGCGGTGGGTAGCGGTGGACAGCGGTGGGTAGCGGTGGATAGCGGTGGGTAGCGGTGGGTAGCGGTGGGTAGCGGTGGGTAGCGGTGGACAGCGGTGGGTAGCGGTGGGTAGCGGTGGATAGCGGTGGGTAGCGGTGGATAGCGGTGGGTAGCGGTGGGTAGCGGTGGACAGCGGTGGACAGCGGTGGACAGCGGTGGGTAGTGGTGGATAGCGGTGGGTAGCGGTGGGTAGCGGTGGATAGCGGTGGGTAGCGGTGGGTAGCGGTGGACAGCGGTGGACAGCGGTGGAAAccggggtgggtggggtgggtggggtggaaaaaggggggtggggggttaggGGTGGATAGTGGTGGATAGTGGTGGATAACGGTGGATAACGGTGGATAACGGTGGATAGTGGTGGGTAGTGGTGGGTAGTGGTGGATAGCGGTGGGTAGCGGTGGATAGCGGTGGATAGCGGTGGGTAGCGGTGGGGAAAGGGGGGGTGCGGGGGGACAGGGTGGGTGCGGGGGGTAGCGTCTAAACCCGGGTTTCCTTGTTGCGGCAGCCTCGGCACTCGTACGTGTGCGTCCTGGTGTTGGCGATGGCCATGAGGCCACACAGGTTGCAGACATGGACCTGGTAGGGATCGGACGCCTCGAACAGACGCTCTCTGAGGAACTGAGCGGCTCCGTGAGCGATCTGACAGTCACGCTCCATCTCGCCGAAGCGCAGGCCGCCATCGCtgaggacagacaggtgagacgGTTATTAGCAGGTAGGTCCACACTATCTGAAAACAGGGGGGCCCAGATGTTTTCCCTCACCGCAAATGCCCCCCCCCACGGCTGCCTGTTGAGGATCGGGAGGGGCCCCCGGGCCCCGATTTGGTTTTTTTATCGTCCCCCAATTTTCTTCAACCTAAAAATAAGTGGCCCCAAATAAAGGGATTTTGGGACGTCAACTTCCTCCCAGTGAAGCCGTTGTACAGAACCTGATGACAGACCAGTAATCACCCACCAACCTGTCTaaagcttagcttagcttagctcagaaATACTCAACTAAACTGACGTGACCGTCGACTAAAAGGGGAGTTTCCAGCAGATAAACTTGTTAAACATCATGACCGGCTCTGACCTCGTTTCCTCGGAGGTGGTATCCGTATTCAGACAACAGGTTTGACACCTTCTGCACGTTGACAGCGTCGTTGAACGGAGTTGCGTCTCCAATCTCCCCTTTGTTTGCAGAAACCTgacgaggggaaaaaaacgtcaaaccggtaaaagaaaaaagaaaacaaaggcttGACCCTAAAGTAATTCAGAAAAATTTTTCTTCCAGCCCTTTTTCCCTGCAGCCCCATTTCGATCAGAGGGCCGACTGTCACCCAGCGGGAGGGGCGGGGAAgggttgatgatgatgtcaggtGTGATCCCCTCGCAGGTAAACGGCATGTccttcaaaatgaaacagaccAGTTAGTGTGTGGTCTGCAGGCAGCTGATCAAACTCCTGCTTAGCTCTGGTCCGGTCACCTCCTGTCTGTACTGGATCCCACAGGTTCCCTTCTGTCCGTGTCGGCTGGCAAAACTTGTCTCCGTCTGGGAACCCACTAAAACAAACCCTCCCAGGAAACGGGGaaatcatcaaaaacaaaacacaaaaccccTTTCTGCACAAAAAACCACGATTGTGAGGTGTTCccaaatttttttcccccctttattTTACAGAATTTTTACCCTTTCCCGGGTTTTAGGGTAACCATAAACCTGGCCCAAAAATGGGGTTTTCCGCGGGGTTCTCGGGGAAGGGGCTGCAGTTCTTTGTGTAGCCCCGGGTTTGGGTGTGTCCAGCTCGTCGTCGTTCTTTTCCGGAAgcgtcccccgtccccccgaTGACCCACTTCCTCCCCCGGGCCCAAAAAACAGGAACCGGGCGCTATGATCCGTCGCGTCCGCTTGTTTTAGATGGCGTTTTCCTCCCGGGGGGCCCTTCACCCCTGCCCTTCTCCCTGCGTTAGAAATCTAAACACAGGTCTTTTCCCCAAACATAAGGCCCCTTCGGGAAGGGGAAAACCCAGGGGAAACACCCCTGAGAACCTTTTTTAAAAGTGCCCCTTAAAAATTTTCTAAAAGTCTGTGTTCTCCCCTTGGGACAGGTTTCACGGTGTTGGTTTCCCTCAAAGATTTTCCTTGATCCAAACCTTTTTTTGGGATCCTGCTCTTTTTTTCAAaccgataaaaaaaaacaaaacctaaaagttTAAAAGCCACAATAAAAGGGCAATTTGTTATAATTtatctggaaaaaataaatcaataggGGCCGGGATGAACCCGTACTGGGTCGGGAATCAATCTGGGGCCCTGTTTTTTAACGGGTTTTAAACCCAAGCACTTTAAATTTATTACTTTTAGTTAAAGGTTGGCTCTTGCTTGTTGTCTTTcaggacattttaaatgtcttcctCTGGAATCCATCTGATAGACTCACCTGAAGAAGCCTCGATCCACAGCGGACCTGTTCATGATCACAGAATCCTCCTGGTTGTACCCTGAAACGGGGCCTGGCCACAAGGGAATTGATtcctaaaaaaactaaaaaagggTTTTTCAGTTGGGCGGAAACAGACGGGACGTTTacatcataaaaaacacaaactgtctaAAGGGATGTTTACGGTCTGAAGACAAAACGGCGGAAAAACCCAAAAACacgtggggggggggtttcgCTCTGTGTGCGGGGGGCTTTTGCTTTCAAGAAAAGCACTTTGGGGTtaccaattttttttaaaaattttttaaaaaagggtaaaaaaaatttttgaTTCCTAATCAGTAACGTCCCAAAAAACTTTTACACAAGCACAAAagctcttaaataaaaaaaattgcctctccgcttttttccccccttgtttCTGGGGGCCCTCTCTAGTGCAGCCCCTTAGGGGCCCCGGTTTAGGGCagccccttttttaaaaaaaaaaagtagtggcTCATTTTATGGAGCGGTTGGGGATTAAAAGTATCGTTTAAGCAACACAATGACCTTTATGGACGGGCCAATTATGGGTTGTCAAAAGGGTTGCCCGCTTttctcatataaatatatttatttcagaaaatgattgGCCTGTTTTACTTTATGGGCCCTATTcttgtatttttcatttaaatgtgaactTTATGGAGCTTTGATTCGCATGCATCATTCTGTAACCTGCCTGCCACTCCTCTTACATTCAACACATCAGGTCTCTGGACCACCATCAGGTCTCTGGACCCCCATCAGGTCTCTGGACCCCCATCAGGTCTCTGGACCACCATCAGGTCTCTGGACCCCCATCAGATCTCTGGACCACCATCAGGTCTCTGGACCACCATCAGGTCTCTGGACCCCCATCAGATCTCTGGACCCCCAAACCCGGTTCGGGCCCCCCCTCAGATCCAAAGGACCCTTTAGTCAGAGGGGAATTCAACTCTGTCTCAAACCTCGGTTTTAGACAGACGCTTTCCCCCGGGACcctggtttttggttttttccttttaaaagggATTCTTTTTTTGGGAGGGCCCAGGGTGGGTCAGGGGGTCCAGGGGTTGGGGTCAGGGGCCCAGGTGTGGGGTCAAGGTGTGTGAAAACCTCGGGCCGCTCTCGGAAGCGCAGGTACTCCTTTGGACCGAGGGGTTTGCCCAAAGGGTTTTTGGGGGGTAGTAAAAGGACGTGGGCCGGGTGCCCATTCGTCCCTGGAATTTTGGGTTGATGTAGACCCCCAGGCCCTGTTTCCCCATAGCCGACGGGTACGTGTTCCTGGGAGCccgggaaaggaggaggaggagggggggaagggggaaaggggggaggaaaaagggggaaagggaggggaaaggagaggggggggggggggaggagggaggaggaggaagaggaggaggagggaggaggaggaggacgggggaaagaggggggggaaaggagaggggagggcCCCAACATTTTGGTCCcgacaaccccccccccccccccccctttttttttttttttcccccaagctAAAGGTGGGGTTTTTTAACCGGGTTGGGGTGGGGGAAAAGGGGAGGGGATGGAGGCGCAGACTCCCAGGATCATGGATGGGTGGATTTCACAGTGGGTGTGGGTTTGGGCAGTGGGCCCCAAAGCCCTTTTTTTGGGGAGGTATCGGGGGTCATGGCGACCCGGGACTGTCTCCTCCCCCCCAGTTGTCGATTTACTCCACACGCCGCCGCCCCCAAAAAGGTCCTGCCAGCTACACACCAAACAGACAGGACTTCATGTCACCACAACCCAGAACCAGCTACAACCCAGTTCTACTCTGAGCGGACATCTTGGATTTTATTACGCAAacacagttttacttttgttgaTTTTCAGCTCATATACAGTGGTAGAAACatcccatgcatttgtgaaatattgcaccAAGAATCACTCTTCAAGTGCAGCTTCTTTTAgttcagtcacagacaaaatactaaacacatttctctctttcttcagcAAAAAATGACCGTATCTGACctgcatgtgcagggaaaacggCTTAAGGTCCTAAAAGGGGTGTGAAAAGGCCCTGTtttcaatgagagacagagctTAGACCCAAGAAAAAAAGGACGGGCCCGTCAGGGCCcttggaagaagattctgtggtcagatgagccccagtttccagctttatcttcctccttaATTTTCCCTGCTCCcgcagaaggccaggccaagcatcCTCCAGCAGGGGCCATTGGGCTACTGTCGGGGCCCTGGTGGGGGGCAGCATCAGGCTTTGATGcatgtgctgctggtgttgcttTCTCACTTCTGTCATCACACATTCGGGCTCGTTCCCCCAAAAACCCACATGGCCCCTTTTTGCACGTTCTTTTTGTGCCCAGGCCCAAAAACGGATGTTTCCCCAAAGTAAACCCCCTTTAAGTCACATCCAGGCCCCAACAGAACCTAACCAGGACACAGGACCAGGAAACCTGGCTGAGGGAACCCACAGGGTCCGGGAACCAGGGGGAACCGTCGGGGGAGCCCCCGGAAACCCGGACCGTAGAACCAGGCTACAGGAgcacaggacccaaaggaccgGGGATCCAGGACCAGCAAAACCTGGCTGCCTGCAGGACCCTGGGATCCAGGAATTAAAACCCTGTCGCAGGAGCCGGGAACCCCGGgggaccagtagaacctgggGGCGGGGGCACAGGACCCCGGCCCAGTACCCCCGGGCTGCCAGGAGCACAAGGAAAAACCCAGGACCGGGAAAACCCCCAGGCCCGCAAAACCCTGGTGCCTGCGGACCCATGGGTTTCCAGGCCCCGTAAAAACCTGGCTACAGGGCACGGGGATCCGGGCCCAAATAGAACCGGTTTgcggagcacaggatccaggaccgTAGAACCGGGCAAACGGGAGCAAAAGGACCCCGGACCAGTGGGAACCTGGCTCGGGAGCACAGGATCCGGGGCCCAGTAAACCTGGCGGGGGGGGAGCCCAGGATCCAGGTCTTAGGGGGCCCCCTccatttaaagagaaaaaccaaaagaatttagaaaaatttaaaaagtaaaaattgaaAAAGACTGGGGGGATCAGGGGCccccaggattagagctctattTGGTGCTAAAAATATTAATCTGTTTCCATCtgatcatctttttattttcttttccgGCTTTGAACAaaattctttttattgttgACTTTGATTCCAACAAagaatccaaaaggcgttgaataaggtcaactggacttcTACAagtctacaagtccagttgaccttattcaacgtCTTCGTGACACATTGAAACTGACAAGAACTTAGTTtctaaatggaaaataattgtacttgtttgtgtctgtctttgcaGTGACCccttttgaaaaacacaaaaaaagattttaccacaaacatttctttgaaaATATTCAAcgggttttaaattttttaagcCCTtgttttgaaaacttttttccattttttgggtttttttctcccttgttCAGTTTTTTGGGTTTCCCtttgaagttgttttaaaatgtgttttaaaaaaaaaaacccgccGGCCTccattgatttaaaaaacagacaaatattttttttctgtaacagcCTATTCATCTGGTTAAGGTTTAAATTTTAGGAAAAAGGCGGAGTCGTCTTACCTGAAGTTTTTGTACCCCTTTCTCCTTCAGCGGCCCGATGTGTGCCCCTTaagcagttttttcttttttttctaaacctaTAAGCAAGGCGGCAGATTCGTCCAGGTCGTGTAAATTCTGTTTCCCCGGGTTCACAAATGTCTTGATCAGGGAAAACCCTTGGGGAAGGACAGAGTGTGATGATATAAATCCTTTTTAACAGGGAAAAGACGGGGAAAAAGATAAATCTCCCAAATCATAAAACCAGAGAGCAACCGAAATAAAATGGGGGCTCTgggctttttaaaatttttttaggGGGCCACCCAGACTGCCTGTGGCTGGGTTTTCCTGTCAGAGACAGATGGAGTTACCTCAGACACGATAATGTCCATTTGTCTTCGGAGCTTCCTCAGTGTGTTCATCAACTGTTCTGGGTCTTTGTGAATTCCAACCCAGCAGCCGTTCACAAAGATTTTAGTGGCACTAAAACATGACAAGCAAAATAAACATGTCACACTTAACTCACTGAAAACGACCAACAGTGAGAATCACACAGTGACTGACTCAGCAATGGCAGCAGGTGAGATTTCCTCCAAGTTCTCCATACTCCACTCCTCCAGAAACTCCAGGATGGGGGACGGCTGTGAGCCCACAGAGATGTAGGCCATGAGGGCCAGGTTCTTCACCAGACCCACAGCGTGACCCTGCAACGATGTGACCGGATCAACACCCAGCGCTCTGACCTCTGGGATTAATCTGCATCACTCTGTGATGCCTGACTAGTTTCTTATCTCTCAGTATATTATGGGTTTTTACTCACCTCGGGGGTCTCGGCTGGACACACCATTCCCCAAAGTGTGTTGTGAAGCTGTCGAGGTTTTGCCAGTTTTCCATCTCGGCCAATAGGAGAGTTGACTCGACGGAGGTGGGACAGAGTGGATGCGAAGGAAAAGGGTTTTAAAACctacaaaaatttaaaaataaaatgcttgaCCGGGGCTCAAATTTTTGGGGTTTGTAAAACTGAGACCAGGAACT
Protein-coding regions in this window:
- the polr2b gene encoding LOW QUALITY PROTEIN: DNA-directed RNA polymerase II subunit RPB2 (The sequence of the model RefSeq protein was modified relative to this genomic sequence to represent the inferred CDS: inserted 4 bases in 2 codons; deleted 6 bases in 3 codons; substituted 2 bases at 2 genomic stop codons), with product MYDQDEDNQYDEDEDEITPDLWQEACWIVISSYFDEKGLVRQQLDSFDEFIQMSVFRGCGGTPPPIQNPRGEPNHLWGVEGPGEGHEGPRYLLKFEQIYLSKPTHWERDGAPSPMMPNEARLRNLTTGPPVLLTLTKTYKGGGDRCRPNTKNPIGKIPLMLRSPYCLLRGLKDRTCVXLNEWALDPGGVFSLFNGLRREMGKRARNGPRKSVSTLPYIRQEVPIIIVFRALGFVSDRDILEHIIYDFDDPEMMEMVKPSLDEAFVIQEQNVALNFILGSRGAKPGVTKEANQKTFKKVLQKEMRAPVGVSDFCEGQKARFLWVYRVRFLHFGRRELAQDITATRGWTLWGPLLAFLFRGMFKNLLKEIRIYAQKFIDRGKDFNLELAIKTRIISDGLKYSLATGKIWGCLRERVNPARGGILQVLKPFSFASTLSHLRRVNSPIGRDGKLAKPRQLHNTLWGMVCPAETPEGHAVGLVKNLALMAYISVGSQPSPILEFLEEWSMENLEEISPAAIADATKIFVNGCWVGIHKDPEQLMNTLRKLRRQMDIIVSEVTPSVSDRKTQPQAVYWAPDPVLPSQVPTGPGSFCSRLPGSTVLDPVLRKPVLFGPGSPCPPGGTGPGSCAPAPRFYWSPGVPGSCDRVLIPGSQGPAGSQVLLVLDPRSFGSCAPVAWFYGPGFRGLPRRFPLVPGPCGFPQPGFLVLCPGQIRWQDLFGGGGVWSKSTTGGEETVPGRHDPRYLPKKRALGPTAQTHTHCEIHPSMILGVCASIPSPFPPPSRAPRNTYPSAMGKQGLGVYINPKFQGRMGTRPTSFYYPPKTLWANPSVQRRINSLVAXGPVSGYNQEDSVIMNRSAVDRGFFSARFLFFGPGGGSGSSGGRGTLPEKNDDELDTPKPGATQRTAAPSPRTPRKTPFLGQVYGYPKTRERTETSFASRHGQKGTCGIQYRQEDMPFTCEGITPDIIINPSPXPSRWVTVGPLIEMGLQGKRVSANKGEIGDATPFNDAVNVQKVSNLLSEYGYHLRGNEVLYNGFTGRKLTSQNLYLGPLIFRLKKIGGRXKNQIGARGPLPILNRQPDGGLRFGEMERDCQIAHGAAQFLRERLFEASDPYQVHVCNLCGLMAIANTRTHTYECRGCRNKETRISLVRMPYACKLLFQELMSMSIAPRMMTS